The Theobroma cacao cultivar B97-61/B2 chromosome 1, Criollo_cocoa_genome_V2, whole genome shotgun sequence genome contains the following window.
TATTGGCTTTCAATAACCGGTGTGCGTGTCAGATGGCCCAGCCCAGCCATGCAATTTCAACAGTATTTTGAGCCTCTATTGTGTCTGAGATATATCTTAAAAGTGGGAAACTCATTCTTCTGTTGTTTATAATTTCCAAGACCAATGAAGTAATTATGTGGATAGACCAGAAGTTAGAATTGAAACTAAGAACCTTGTTGAATTTATAATGTATAGAGATTGTTGGAGATTTTTATATTGCATCCAGATTTAATTCTCATACAGATTTTTATAATGGCTAGAATAAGAGAGCATGCTGAAAGCCAGGTGGTTTTATATACTTAATTTCATGTTAATGTTTTCGTGCGATATACCTTAAAAGTTGCATAAGGTTTACTTCCCTTTTAATACCTGGCAGATGCCATTAATAAAGTCCTCAAAACTTGCAGGTGTTCTGGTAGCAGTATTTTCTCTGAAAGATTCCATTTCAAGTATCCCCTGGGTTGGTAACAGCTATGCTACCGACGGGGGCAAAAGATACTCAACTCCGTGACAGCAATAACCAAAAAGTCCACCCTCAACCTATGGAAGACACCACGAACCAGAATCCAGAAGCTTTGGAAGCTCtgataactaaattatttacgaaCATCTCCTCTCTCAAGTCAGCTTATATTCAGCTCCAAACTGCTCATACTCCCTATGACCCTGAAAAAATCCAAGCTGCTGATAAGCTTGTAATTTCTGAGCTGAAGAATCTATCTGAACTTAAGCACTTCTACAGAGAAAACAACCCCAAGCCAGTGTGCGTTTCTCCTCAGGATTCTCGCTTAGCTGCAGAGATCCAAGAACAGCAGAGCCTGCTGAAAACCTATGAGGTTATGGTAAAGAAATTCCAGTCTGAAATTCAGAATAAGGATTCTGAGATTCATCAGTTGCAGCAGCTAATTGAAGAGGCAAACCAGAAGAGAGTGAAACTGGAAAAGAATATAAAGCTCAGGGGCTTGTCTATGAAGGAATCTGAAGGCTCAGGAGaagaaaatggattctttccTGTGGATTTGACTCCTGAGCTCTTCACATCAGCTGTTGAATCTGCTTTCAAAGCTATTCATGATTTCTCTAAACCATTGATCAACATGATGAAAGCTGCTGGCTGGGACCTTGATGCTGCCACTGACTCAATTGAGCCCAATGTTGTTTATGCCAAGAGAGCTCACAAAAAATATGCATTTGAGTCCCACATATGCCAGAGGATGTTCAGTGGGTTTCAACAGGAGAATTTCTCCATTAAATTAGATAATCTTACAGTCACTAAAGAGAGCTTCTTCCACCAATATCTGGCTTTGAGGGAGATGGACCCTTTGGACATGTTGGGCCAGAATCCTGATTCCATCTTTGGGAAGTTTTGCCGGAGCAAGTACCTAGTGGTTGTTCATCCAAAGATGGAAGCTTCATTCTTTGGAAATTTAGACCAGCGGAATTATGTAATGGGGGGTGGCCATCCTAGGACTCCATTTTACCAAGCCTTTCTAAAATTGGCTAAATCTATTTGGCTTTTGCACAGGCTAGCTTATTCATTCGACCCTATTGTGAAAGTCTTTCAAGTTAAAAGGGGAAGTGAATTCTCAGAGGTTTATATGGAAAGTGTAGTGAAGAATTTGATAATGGATGAAAATGATCAGAAGCCTAAGGTTGGGCTAATGGTCATGCCTGGCTTTTGGATTGGTGGCAGTGTCATTCAGAGCCGAGTTTATCTTTCTGGAATGAAGGTTAACGAGTAATTACCAGCACTTCGAAAACCTTTGTTCCAATATGgagtatttatatatatagtgtGCTGTTTTTCTTTGTGCTGTATTGTTATTGCTGTACTTTGGTAATTGTAGTAATTGTATCACGATATAAGGagctcttcattttttttttgaccaATTTCCTGTCAGTGTTTGCTTTGCATGGCATAACCGCACTTGTGGCTTTGATTGCGTAAGAGAATGCAACATCTTGACCATGATTTGAGCAATCAtccatttctttgtttttgcaCATGGTTACCTTAGATTACCGCATAGTAAATGTCAGGAAGAGGTCATGACTTTGAAGGTAATGATTTATCATAAAGCTTCTGTGATCTTCAGTGTATCCATTTCAGGTTTAATACTACCATTTTTTGTTCTATGTGACTGGATAGCTATAAGATATCTAGGAGCAGCCATTTTTTATTGCAGATAGTTGTTTAGGCAATGAGCAGCCATTTTTTGTATTATGCTAGGcctaatattttcttttccccttttgtTGGACAATAAGCCTAGTCAAGTTTTGCCTTGTAAACCCCATTTTACGCattgaaatttgttgaatcttgaaAGTAAGTCTCATTCCCTAAATAAAGAACaattcacaaaatcaaagTAGAGATTATCGGTCCATTTCAGGTTTAAATTAGTAGCACGTGTAATCAGAGGCCATGTTGACCGTGGGTAAGGCTGATAAACATTACGGATAAACACTATGAGTATAATGATAGAGGATATCGTTTAAAATATATTCCAAGATTCATCCTGCAGGAAAGCTACACCTTTGATTGATTAGGCTTGATTTTGCGGAGAAACCACTCAATCACGTGATTTTAGAGGTGTCCCCACTTGCCTATAAAATCATGGGTCCCTTAAACGAAGGATCATGTTGCAGTCGGCCGTGGGCATCGCCGGTTCTCCTCAGTCCTCAGCCCCATGGCTCCCAGAAAAAGTAGTCCTTTATGGCAAGAGGGCTATCGCAATCCGTCCTTTTTGCTCAATCAAACCACCCAACGCAACCAAATGGACTTACTTCGTCTTATAgtcaaaaatatttatgaacCCAAAAAAGTCAGAACGACATTTTTCACGTGCTCTTGTTCCATAACATGTTACAAACGTTGTAAGGTCGAATTGGGATTATCTTTGTactaaaattttgttattacattGTCGTAGTTCTACGAAGCTCTAAACAATGCGCGCTCAGTGGCAGTTTTAACATAATCTGACAGAcaattattcataaaatattcTTATCTTATTCTGCTTCCTTCGCTACCTCGTTACACAATTATTTAATCTTAATTCACGTAAATTGCAAGCTAGCAAGCTTAGCATGTGACAAGCGCTCTCTCGTCTTCTATATCTAGTGTGCTCACCTCTTATCTTTCGCTCAAGTCTTAGTTTTCAACTATCAGCTGAGCATTGACCAATGGCGCAACACAGCCTCTCCCTTGtgctcttctttcttttcatctttcGCATTGCTGGCACATTTGAGCCATCCATGGCTAGACCGAGACATCCTAGGCATCCCGAAGCCAGGACCTTTATCGAGTCCTCGTGTCAGACCACCCGCTATCCAGCCCTATGCATCAAAAGCCTCTCCGGCCACGCCAACTCCAGGATTCGAAACGCACAGCAACTGGCCCAAGTCGCCTTGACGGTGAGCCTGTACAAGGCCCGTTACACAAGGTCATACATGTTGAAAGTGGCTAAAGAGCTCGAGGCAATGAAAGCTAGGGAGTATCCAGTCGTGAGAGATTGCTTGCAACAAATAGATGACAGCGTAAACCAGCTAAGCCAATCAATCAGAGAGCTCCGCGGATTGGATTCGAAAGCTGCGGTCATGACTGATGACGTGTTTTGGCACATGAATAATGTTGAGACTTGGGTTAGTGCCGCCCTAACTGATGCTAGCAGCTGCGTGGATCAGTTCCCGGGGCATAGGATGAGTAAGATGAAGGCCACCATTAAGGGCAAGGTCATGAACGTTGAACAACTAACAAGCAACTCGTTGGCCTTGTTTCACCGATATGCTGCAAGGTATGGTACTCCTGCCACCAAGAAGCCGAAGCCGTAAGGCTGGCCAATCCTTCGAGGATTTGAGAGCCTGCCTGTCTCCTGTTAGTAGGGTTTCATTTCTCGTCTTAATGTAATGTGGATACATGATATGTTCTATTCAATCAAAGTGTGAATATCAAGTTTTGTTAAATAAGATTATTCCTGATTTAATGCTAAATCATGAAAATCGAAAAGGTGACTTATTTTTCTCagtttaaaagaagaaaaatgactcGCTTTgctttttcatcaaaacttCTCCCCTTATCTTCCTCTTTAATCAAAAGTCTGCCCTTACTTTTTAGTTAAACAAGATATTATCACATTAATTTGgaaatcttttttatattttaaaaataaattaaattaaatatccattattattatgatcCTCAAGTTGCTCGTTTTAGGTCCTGTTAACCTTTCAAATTACGTAATGCACAtttcaaagttttaatttaattttttaattgcaAAGTTACAATTACAACTATTTCATAGGCTCctaatttgattgaaattttattctttttactttGATTCAAAATCCCCATTTTAAAGATTGAGACAAGAAATTAGTTACTCTATTTATTTGTCACTCTTTTCCATCAACATAGGTGTGAGTTCATTAGATTGATtaaattaagtataattgtTTTTACATGATAAAATGCACAATACCACTAGATAAATtcgaataataaaaaagagtttatatttgatatatcctccctttatattatttatacattATTATTTAGTTATAGAGTATTATTTGATAAACATATAAAGtttaaagtcaaatttttttaaataaatattttaaaattatgagtatttatttttaatgtttataaattttaaatttatttattaatgagatagagaatatttgattttatggtgtataaaatttatatagtattaagtataaaaataatttattataggATTACGCTTCCAACAATTCCGTTGTAGTCTAGTTGGTCAGGATATTCGGCTCTCACCCGAAAGACCCGGGTTCAAGTCCCGGCAACGGAAGTcctactttttctttttctgagcgcggtaaaaggaaaataatactACTCGGACGGATTTTCCCTTTTCGCCAGATCTGAAATTTGAATGTGAGAGCATAAAAAATGGTGGAGTAATGAAATCGTATGAGATCAGTCATCAGTGTTTTCAGTAACTGAACACTGACACTCTCAAGTCTCGGGAGTCAAGGCGGAATTTGGATTTAGGAAgtcctttttttcttcatcgAGCTCTTTCTAGAACAGAAATAGGGCAGAATGGCGGCGAGAGAAGAACAGACTCGGAAGAAAGAGGAAACGGAAATTGCATCGAACGACGAAGAAGACGATGAGCACGACTCAAAGGAAAGAGTTCTGCAAAGATACTTTCTCCAAGAGTGGAAACTGGTGAAATCTCTCTTAGACGACATCGTTTCCAACGGCCGCGTCTCCGACCCTTCTTCCGTCCACAAGATCCGATCCATCGTACTCTCTCGCCctcttttatttccttttatacttaatgtgtaacttttaatcattaattagtCGTATCATTTGTTTTCCCAGATGGATAAGTATCAAGAACAAGGCCAATTGCTAGAACCTTACTTGGAAAGCATGGTTTCTCCTTTAATGTTCATCATCCGATCTAAAACAATCGAACTAGGCATCGATTCTGATGAGATTCTCCAAATAATCAAGCCTATATCCATCATTGTTTATTCTCTCGTAACCGTTTCCGGTTACAAAGCCGTTATCAAATTCTTTCCGCATCAAGTTTCGGATCTAGAACTCGCTGTTTCTCTGCTTGAGAAATGCCACAACACATCTTCTGTTACCTCGTTACGGCAAGAAAGTACGGGAGAAATGGAGGCAAAATGCGTGATGCTTTTGTGGCTTTCGATTCTTGTTTTGGTTCCGTTTGATATATCATCTGTTGATACTAGCATTGCGGGtagtggtggtggtggtgttGGCGAGGATGAGTTGGCTCCTTTGGTGTTGAGAATGTTAGGCTTTTCTAAAGATTATCTTTCAAATGCTGGTCCAATGCGGACTATGGCTGGATTAGTCCTCTCAAAGCTTCTAACACGACCGGATATGCCTAAGGCATTTACCAGGTATTTTTCCTTGTCATGCATCAGACTTTGTCTTTGGTTATTATGCTGAAATTTAGGTTAATTGAGGTCCTCGAGTAAGCTAATCAGTTACTTCATGTTACCTTTGTTTTTCAGCTTTATTGAATGGACTCATGAAGTTTTATCTTCTACAATGGATGATGTACTAAGTCATTTTCGATTGATAGGTTCTGTGGAAGCCCTTGCTGCCATTTTTAAGGTTCGTTTTTGATACTTTTGTGTCTATAGCCTATACTGACTTAAAGATATAAGTTAAATAACTAACAggttttttatatgaaaaatctTGTAGCTAAATCAAGTGTAAAAGGCTGCTGTAGTGGTATCTTTTTAGTTCTGTCATGATACAGAACTTTTAAGCACTTGAAAGTATTCTCTAGGTCTTCATTTATGctaagaaaattaatatttatcgCATTTATCAAATTACTGCTACTTTTTTATTGCGTTCTTAATCTTGGTATATCAATCCCAATATCAATCTCATTTGTACTATTTATTATAGTCAGGCTGGCAGCAGGAAAGTGTTGCTGGATGTTGTTCCTACCGTTTGGAATGATGTCTCTGTGCTGATCAAGTCAGGTACTGCAGCTAGGAGTCCTTTGCTTCGCAAGTATTTGGTGAAGTTAACTCAGAGAATTGGACTTACTTGCCTCCCTTATCGTTCACCATCCTGGTGCTATGTGGTCAGTATTGCTTAATGATTTACTTTCGGGTTGTGAACTACATATACTTGGGATTCTCTCCAGAGATATGGAAACTGTTAGACTTGTCTAAAGAATGAAGTTATGccaattttttgaaaagttgaaGTATCTGTTGGTTAAAGATCCTATAGAGCATGCCAAGTTTCCATGTAAAAATTGACAAATCTTGAAGGAGTTACGTGTACCATATAAGTAATTTGTGTCTGCTTTTGCATCATTGCTTGTGCTAGTTAACTTGTACtttctaatttaatttttataatctttAGCTATGTGATTTTGGTGAAGTGTTTTTTTGTCACCGTGTCTCTCACCTTTCTGTTTGCCTTTTATGTAGGGAAGAACCAGCTCACTTGGAGAGAATATTTCTCTGAATGCATCCAATAAGAATGATCAATTGAATCAAGGTGTGGTTCTACACAACTCCGAATCAGAAGAAAATTCCAACTGTCTACAGGATGAAGATATGGATGTTCCAGAGATCATAGAAGAGATTATTGAGGTGTTACTTTCCGGATTGAGAGACACGGTATGTCTTAAGGGTGAGATTCTGTTGTGTAAGCTCATTGCTTTCTTATGTAAACTAGCTCCTAGGAAAGCTTTGGATGATGTTGTTGACATGTTGTCATCTCTAGACTTCTATTTACCTTGTTGACTTTATCTTTTATCAATATATCATATCTGGGTACCCATGGTCTTTCCATAATGTTAACCAGTACTTGGAGGTACCCTTCATCTGAAACTTCAATATGATTGTAAATGGAATTCCCATTGCCCTTTGAAGAGtttatggtaaaaaaaaaatgtaggCTCAATTGAAATGTTGTAAATATGAAATTTCATATCTATATATGTTCTCAAAATAGTTCCCTGATGACCATGCAATTGAAAGTGGCCCAGTTGTCGAAGCATCGTGATAGCATTGCAGGGCAAGCGTATGACCAAGCAATAGATAAAAGTTTGACATGAACTTATGGATTTTTTTAGATGAgcgatgcattcatttttttttctctcttttagaCTGCTGGTTTGATTATTAGCGATTTGGTATGTAGGATACCGTAGTACGTTGGTCTGCTGCAAAAGGCATAGGCCGCGTAACTTCACGTTTGACGTCTGTGCTCTCAGAAGAGGTCTTGTCATCTGTATTGGACCTGTTTTCACCTGTTGAGGTATGCTGATATTGTTGCTCTCTCTCACTTATCCTATTCTCCCCTAATGGCATAACAAGCAATATCATATTCCATAATATGAATATTTCCATTCCTTCTAAAACTATTCTTGAACCATCTTTAGCTTGTAGACTATAGGAGTCATGCTAATATGTAATGATTTTCCAGGGAGATGGTTCATGGCATGGAGGTTGCTTAGCATTGGCTGAACTGGCACGGAGAGGGTTGCTCTTACCTACCAGTCTCCCCAAAGTTGTACCTGTTGTTGTAAAGGTTGTGTGGTTTTTAACCTTCGTAAAGTAAATGAACACTAGAAGAAGTTCTTCCCTGTATCCATGAAAGTTGATATGGTTGTAAAATTTCTTCCCTGATAACAATTGCATGCGTGAGCTTGGTTGACTTAAATTTAAGCAGTAATTCTTTGCTTTAAATGTGTTTAGCATCAAGGCTCAAATGTATTTGCTGATTATTAGAAGTCTTCTTGACAGGCATTACATTATGATGTTCGAAGAGGTCCGCATAGCATTGGATCTCATGTACGTGATGCTGCTGCCTATGTTTGTT
Protein-coding sequences here:
- the LOC18614325 gene encoding IRK-interacting protein, giving the protein MLPTGAKDTQLRDSNNQKVHPQPMEDTTNQNPEALEALITKLFTNISSLKSAYIQLQTAHTPYDPEKIQAADKLVISELKNLSELKHFYRENNPKPVCVSPQDSRLAAEIQEQQSLLKTYEVMVKKFQSEIQNKDSEIHQLQQLIEEANQKRVKLEKNIKLRGLSMKESEGSGEENGFFPVDLTPELFTSAVESAFKAIHDFSKPLINMMKAAGWDLDAATDSIEPNVVYAKRAHKKYAFESHICQRMFSGFQQENFSIKLDNLTVTKESFFHQYLALREMDPLDMLGQNPDSIFGKFCRSKYLVVVHPKMEASFFGNLDQRNYVMGGGHPRTPFYQAFLKLAKSIWLLHRLAYSFDPIVKVFQVKRGSEFSEVYMESVVKNLIMDENDQKPKVGLMVMPGFWIGGSVIQSRVYLSGMKVNE
- the LOC18614326 gene encoding 21 kDa protein, which gives rise to MAQHSLSLVLFFLFIFRIAGTFEPSMARPRHPRHPEARTFIESSCQTTRYPALCIKSLSGHANSRIRNAQQLAQVALTVSLYKARYTRSYMLKVAKELEAMKAREYPVVRDCLQQIDDSVNQLSQSIRELRGLDSKAAVMTDDVFWHMNNVETWVSAALTDASSCVDQFPGHRMSKMKATIKGKVMNVEQLTSNSLALFHRYAARYGTPATKKPKP